The Rhipicephalus microplus isolate Deutch F79 chromosome 4, USDA_Rmic, whole genome shotgun sequence sequence ACCACCTGGTTCGCTTCGCTGAGGTTGGCTTAAGGGTGCCAGGCGCGCGCGCATACATCAAttttcgttttaggggcgaagctccttatggcgtggcttgggcgtttctcgcagtacgtaaccaccagtggcacatacccgaaataagtataacatttgacctccgaggtggtgccggtgagagatttcttctgtgcgttgtttaacaataaaaaatagtgctcaatgtacatgccaatggctgctaatggggaatgagagacaggagcattcggcttttagtcaacgcgcacgctgcgatccccattagcagccattggcatgtacattgagcactatcggacaagaaagggttgctacattatactcgctgggtgtaaccttcttagttttagaaaggtttagcgagcgttgagccgcagggccacgaatacaatgaactagtatataccatgaatgaattcgaggtggttaaagggggaagcagatacgaagcgcaagccgtaagaaactaaaagctgaatcctcctgtctctcatttcacattagcagccactggcatgtacattgagtactatcgaacaggaaaaggttgctacgttatactcgctgggcgtaacctccttggttttagaaaagtttagcgagcattgggccgcagtgccatgaatacagtgaactagtatataccatgaactcaacgtggttgaaggtgggaagtagacccgaagcgcaagccgtaagaaagtgtgcgtgtgccacctctcgtttagtccttggaatgtccactgaatggcggtgcttctatatggggaatatatgataaaaagatgcgagatggtgggagtccttagaatgtccactgaatggcggtgcttctatatggggaatatatgataaaaagatgcgagatggtgggacttggagtgttgaatagatggacgaacggacacacagacagatgcatggatggacgcatgaacggacgcaagggcggatgcatgaacgaacgcagggacgggcgcacgaatggacgcatggacggtcacacagacggacgcatggacggacgagtgcttcgccccactctccatcattcactccgtggatatgctgccattttttgttcaCGAGCCCACCAAAAAGGAAATTAAACAGTAGCATCATGGGAAATGAGCATGAATGCGAGAAGCGTGTGGTTTCACAGGAGGTTGGCTTCTGGACGCCAGGGTTCTTTCCTCCATGTATAATTTCCATGCTGGCTGAAGTGCCATCCGTTGCATAACGCATAGACACCAGCGCTGGAGTTCCCCCTTGTGTATATTTAGGAACCTCTATGGATGGAGGAGCCGGCGCGCTAAGGAGGTTAGTATGACTTCCTCGCGCCGCGCTGCAGCTGCGTAGGGACCACACAAACTTCAAAATTGGTGTCGCCTATCAACTATAGCTGTttcgtaataaataaataaataaataaacaaacaaacaaacaaacaaacaaacaaataaataaataaataaataaataaataaataaataaataaataaataaataaataaataaataaaacgcttGAACTGGCCTCAAAAGATCAGATACAGTGAAGTTGGTGAATCCAATGGCCGTAATAGGCTAAGAAAAAGCCTGGCATAAACCAAGCTTAGGCCTAGCATCGGCCACGTTTAGACCTATTGACAAGTTCGAGCCTGGCAATAGGAATTGTCAAGTTCCAGCCTAACATCAGCCAAGTTAAAACCTATAGCACCAGACAAGAAGCGCCATTGATGATGATATGATGATCATGATGTCTCAACTATGGCTCGTAACCACTCAGAATGATAGGCCAAGAGTTTATTATTAGAGTTAGTGAGGCATTTTCAGTATTGAATATTTATGAGAAAAATAACGTGCGTAGAACGAAAAcagtgcaataattgcttttctgTCGTTCAGACCAGACAATATAGCCATTATCTTGACTACAAAATGAACGTGattaaaattaataataataatgatattattATTCAATTATTAATAGTAATAAAACGCCAATGAATCGATCAGCTTCGTAGTGTCAAGCCTTGCACGGTAGTGCCAGCTTcttcattttattattatttttttgtgctgCCGTATTGTGTGAATATTCTTCTGGCACTTCCAGTGCAAAAAAGAAGTTTTTGGAGATAAGCATTCCTAAAATGGTCGAATTTCGTTTTAACAAAGTTCCTAAATAACAAACTAAATTGGCAAATTTACGACTTTGTTACATCGAAGTTTCACTGTGCTTTGATTACATGCTCAACGATACCAATTAACATGCGCACGAATACAAGTGACGGGTACAATACAAGCCTCGATTTTTCTTCCGCACCTACTTCGTATTGTGTGTGGAAGAAACGGAAAAGGCAGGTGCgcgtttcgttttatttttttttcttggcccagTGCAGTCCTGTTAGTGTAATTAGTTCTCACATTGCAAAATCTGCAATCTGCGAATAATTGCTTGCAAGAAAACAATATTCGTGGCCATCTCACGTGGACGTTCATTAATTGTTGCAGCTCATAATAGAAACTGTCAAAATTTCCGCACGCCTCTAGTAGAGGGGTTTGAAGAAACCCAGAAGACGTAACAAATTAACAAACATGGTccgtactttttttctttttactagcaCAAAGACTTTATCGGAGCATAAAGACTGTTAAAAGGGGTGCCACTTATTTGTCATATTGGTTATAACAGATGGACGGTAAGCACAAAATAGAGGGGGCGAGGGTGCTGATAGGctttgaaagggggggggggaggcgatcGCACCTACCTCCTTTCCCTCTGAATCAGCCACTGCTATAGTGGCACAAACTGAGTTACCATATATAAAAGTACCCTGTAACTCTAACACAAACTATACCCCTGTCCCGCTGTCGGGGAGCTACCGCTATGGTTGatccagtggttgagggcgggtTTCTAAAGTACCATgtgtacagggtgtcccacgtaactttagcgaggtattttttttgtttttcacggGAATTTGtgattagcagaaaaacactaatacctaacacatataaagttcaaaactgtctaatcggatgttttgcaaaccgatctacaactttctcattgaattttttatctatcttcgtttcttgaaaagttagttaattaaacatagtaagatggtaagttgggccagttggttaggatccatcgtgaacttatttacagcgcaacaccagaaaaagcacaggacagggaaggagcagcgccatcttttctttctcttttgctccttctctgtcctgtgttttttctggtgttgcgctgtaaataagcTCACGATGAATAAGTAAACATatataattaaacaatatttgagaacacaaaaaatagtcgaactaactccaggcaacggtgagcaacatgcactTGGTCGCGTCGTGATttcgtgttccggcatatttttaaactctggctaaaattACGTGGGGCACCCTGTGTATGCCCACTACGGGTATATACGGGcagctcgtgtgcttagattaaggtgcacgctaaaaatctttcaagtggtcaaaatttccggggccctccactacggcgtctctcaaaatcatatgttAGTTTGGTGACGTAATTCCCAATAATTATTATAAAGTGCCTGTATAACCGCTCTTTATAACGGTTGAACAGTTACGTACCGTGTAATTGTTTAACGGTTATGCACATTTTCAACGAAGCCTACCTGGGCTCTACCATAATATTCTCTGGGTTGTAGTAAGTGTGCACGACATCTCCAAAAATGTCACGTTCCACGTCACTCCACGTGTCAGTGACGCCACAGTTCAAAAAGAAGGTGCTTCCCCTATTTGTTGAAACTTCCCATACAAAGCGACTTTAAGAGCACCATCCGAGCCCTTGGATTGGTGTCCTGATTTGAATAGTCAACAATATATTGCTTATTCTTCTGGAGTACACTTACTTTTATTGCAACTGTGGTTCATGCATAGATGTGCGCACGGCGGGGATAGGGGGGACAGCCGCCCATCTTTGTAGCCGAAGTCGGAGCGCCAGGTCTGCCCCACTTGTCCTAATAGTCAAGTAATACTTTGTCTTAATGGGAAAGGGGTGGGGAGATCGTTGCGACGAACCTTCGACCTTCTGAAGGGCAACCCTGTACATGTTCACGGGTGTATACACGCTTGTACGTGGCTGTACAAGAGGTATATCGAGAGTTCATGATAGTCTGCCACTACTGACAGAGGCAGTCTAAGCAGAAAGAGATGGTCGGATGATGATACGAACCACATATGTATGTGCATTGTCCACAAGGAGCACGTTTCGGTACGGTGACCATGCACAACAAGTCAGTGGACCACTTCCTATAGGATACGGACTTAGAGTTAAAAGCTCGTCTTTGGTCATTCGCGAATGCAATGTTCAAAACACACTTGAGTGAGAAGTTTCCGTGTGCATATAGCAGCGCCAATATCGCGTAATATCAGCTTACACAAACGAGGCGGGTATCATTTTCCGACAGTCTAGCTCGAGGCACGTGCAGATCGTCCAGAAGAAGAAGGAGAGCTTAAGGGCGCACGATCAACGCAAGGTAAGCATACTTATTTTGCTAAATTGGTGTAATTattaaagaggggggggggggctgaaatCGAAGGTGTTGTGCACGGCTAAGCAAATTTAAGCATGGCCAAGTTGAAAGTGAAATCGCGACACTCCGTGTATGAGAAGAATAAAGCAACCGTTCTTTTCAGCCGTGCATTAGGAAGCCTTTTGTGAAATTGTCTGTTAAAACTTTGCATCATAACTCATTATAATGCGCTGTGAATGAATCGTAGTCACCCTGCAATCTCGTGGGGATCTTGCAATCCTACGTGTCAACATAACAAAAAGATGTCATATTGCTGTGGTGGCACAGTCATTCCTACATCATAGGTCTTTGGCTGAAACATGAAATCAGACTTTTGATGTGCTGATGAGTTCATACATGTCGACAAGTGCAGGCTCCCGCAAAGATGGCGTCGTCTGTGCGTCGAGCAGCTGTCGAGTCGAGCGACTCGGGCAGCAAGCGCTTTCGTTCTACTGACAGCGACAGCGCCCAAACCTTGGTCGTCAAACACCAGCCCTGGCAGCTGATCTGCCTGGCCTCGTGTTTCGTGATCAGCGTGGTCGTCACGATGGGCTTCGGCGCCGCGTCCGTCTCCGGCTCTCCGCACCGCTCGCTGTCCACCAGCGCCGTGCCTCGACGTAGCGTCGGCCGCGCCCGAGGCGCGCTCACGTGGTGGTACTTCAGAACGAACAGTCACTCCGGATTGGCGACGGCGACGACGACGAACACGACCGTCGGAAACGTCTTACCGAGGCTTCTATCGGGAGACGAAGAAACCTCCGACCAGGAGTCGTCGATCGGGTCGCTGCGCAACATGAAGCGCGCCGACAACGCTCACCTGCTGCTTCCGCCCGATTCAGCGAACGCCGGTGTTCAGCAGGGCGCGAAGGTGTCCGAAAAAAACACCACGGACGCGACGAGTGCCGAGACCACGGGCCTTCCAAGTACACCGACGGTGCGCGGGACCCGCCGCGTTGAACTGGAAGGTTCCACACCCATCCACTACGTTCTGGAGATCGAGCCCAGCATGGACGAAGCGACCAACTTCTCGTTCAATGGAACCGTCACTCTCACTTTCGTGTGCCGCAAGCGCACGGACAGGATTGCGCTACACGCCGCTCCTGGATTGGCAGTGGACGTGCTCAATATCGTAGCCACCTTTAGGAGCGTGCAGAAGCCGCTGCGCGTCGAAAACACGTCTCGCAACGTGATCGAAGACCTGTACCACATCCGATTGAGAGAGCAGCTGCACAGAAACGAACGCTACAACTTGACCCTACGCTTTTCGGGTACGGTGGGTACGGAGCCCAAAGGACTGTACCGGGTCGGCTACGTCGATGTTCCCGGAAAGCGACACAAGTGAGTGCCCTAAAATTAGCGGTGAAAAAAATTTTAGATGGGACGAAGCTCGCAGCTTCATTTGTAAGTTTTAATAGTAACAATTTAGTTTTATTATCATTTTCTCTTTTGAGTTATAAATAAATTACTTGCTACGCGGTTTTCACAACAGTTTACTCAACCTGCTTGAAGTGAATgcgaaaaagagggaaaaaaaatgaacagaagctgtcgctttttttccttcttccaaaATTAAGCACTATGACCAACATAGTGTTTGGAGAGCCGTTTCTTGATTTCATTGCATAATGTACGCTCTGTTTTAGACGCCGGACTTCATTGCCAAACAGAAATGAGCTTGTGATGGCTATAGCAATTTTTTTACTGTAACAAATACAGTGACGACTACAGGGGTAATAATAGCGTAGTGTGTTTTTAAAAAGTTGAGTAGTGCAAATTAACGAAAGCTATTACGGCCTTAACTATACAGCTTGCTTAGGTCGTCTTGAAGagatacacagagagccgtcttttttttttttgctattcctGGACGAACACAAGACGTCCCACGTAATAATTCTGTACACATTGCCACATCCATTCTCCGAGTGATTTAATTTCTTTTTACAGTGACTATACGGTGATGTAGTAAATATTCGACGGTGGTGACGTCGATAAGCCAATCAAGTACCGATATAGGACTTCACATGCAGTACCGATATAGGACTTCACATGTGCAGGTGGGCTCTTCTCACTAATATGCGTCCCAAGTACGCACGAAGGGTGTTTCCTTGTTTCGACGACCCTTCAGTGACGGCCAGTTTCGATATCGTCGTCGTGCACAGGAAGGAAGTCAACGTCTTGTCCAACATGCCAGTTTATAGGACGGAAAGAAGGTACTAAGTGCCATGCATGCATTTCTGGGCTGAAAGTTTGTAAACTTTCGCGTGGACCAGCACGTCAGGTTCTGGAGAGTACGTTGCCCAACCGAGTGCAGCACACGCGTTGTTTCATAATTTAATTAAGCTTACCATAGTGAACGCAGGCCcatagaaaaagaacaaaaaggagAAAAGCCGTACTATACACTCTCAGAAAAATGTTCATTCTAGTCTACATAGTAGTGCACTGAAAGAGCtcttttagctttctttttttatgtcgTGCTTTGTTTATTATATTGGCTGTACCAACGTGGCAAGCTAAGGAATCGTCCATGGGTTCTGAGGCAGATGCGTAAAGGTGAATAACTCTCCGAGGCCCCTTATGTTGtattgcgccaaaaaaaaaaaatccaaagtTCCTAATGCAGGAAGCGTGTGTCGGCGTCGCTGCGATTAGGGTTCGCGTATCGTATACTGATTAGTCCCATTTGTATGCCATTACTATACTGTACGATTCCGTAAATTTTGCTTCTTCACGTTTGTTAGGACTCCGGACCTCGTGGCCGACACCTTTGCCAGGACGCCGAGGATACCAACACTGCTTATCGCACTGACACTGAACGACTTTCCATCCTTCGGCAAGGGCACGGTGAGCATCAATACGTAACCACGTGCTTGGTCATGTGATTAGCTCGAAATCCTCGAGGATAGCCGCAGCGATTACCGTCAGCGTCAGTAGAATCGGAACCCAAAACATTCGAATGTTGTGGTTTCAGACACCACCGTTAGAAAGAGTGCTTTTTCGTCCCCTTCAACTAATTTCAATTCACGTCACAAATCGAAGGTAGTGGGTTCAGGTGCCATTTACGGAAAGGGTGATTTTTCGTCCACATCAATCGGTTCCAGTTTACCTCCCTACTAGTACACTATAGATATACACAATAATTACTGTAATCTACGCTTCCCCTGGCCCTTATTGTCTGTTCGATTAATCATGTTGAGTTTCACATGTAAACTAGTTCCTGCAAGAAAATTCGCTTCTTTCGTTCATTATGAAATACGGTGATTCGCATTCCCCAGGTCAGCCTTACCTCAAATATTCACTCCTGCACTTCATGTTAGCGCATGTATAGTTTGCATATATTGTAAAGATCGGTAATGTTTCGTTCACTTGTCTTCAGATGAGGGTTTGGACTCGTGCGTCGGCTACAGCCCTGGCACAAAAACTGGCTCTGGACGTTGTGCCAAAATTACTCGAGCATTACGAAGATTATTACGAAACGAAGTATCCAATGCCGAAACTTGGTAAGCACAAACACCTAGTGAAACGAATTGACGCGATTTGAATAAGTATATATGCAGTAGTTCTTGTAAGAGCCGTGACCTCGCTGCTTTTAGTTAGCGTGCTTTTCGCCGGATTACTTGACTGAAAAGAAAATCGGACAGTCAAAACTTGGCGTTCGCCATTTCAGATATAGTAATCCTTTCCAACTGCTCAATCGACACGTCCGGCTACTTTGGGCTGATTTTCATGAAGGAGCCGACGTTCATCCTTCAGAATCCACGAAAAACGATGGCCAAGGATGCTTTGCATAGGTTGTCGGCTTTGGCCTACGCCATATCGGCGCAGGTGAGCTTTTGCATTCACATTGTTTTTCATCCATATTAGTGCACACTCGCCGTGCTGTACTTGGTTGATGTTCAAATGTGGGTGTCTGCTGTTGATTGACAACTtcgaatagtaaaaaaaaaaactcgttgaTATATCACGCTTGCACTGAAAATTCGCCGTTACATGCAATGTGCTGGATCAGTAGAGGGGACCGAAAGAATGGGTAACTGAGCAAACACAGGACAAAATTTGACCCACTAAGACTTGGATGTTTGCAGTAAAACGGCTATATATTTTGCGCACTCAAGTTTCTTTAACATGAGAATTTTTATCACTGTTTTTGTATTTTGCCAACACAAGTGGTTTGGGAACCACGTGACGCTGTCTGGATGGAATAACATCTGGCTGAGTCGAGCACTGGCCGGGTTCAACAAGTACTCGGCACTGAAGAAA is a genomic window containing:
- the LOC142814360 gene encoding aminopeptidase N-like, whose translation is MASSVRRAAVESSDSGSKRFRSTDSDSAQTLVVKHQPWQLICLASCFVISVVVTMGFGAASVSGSPHRSLSTSAVPRRSVGRARGALTWWYFRTNSHSGLATATTTNTTVGNVLPRLLSGDEETSDQESSIGSLRNMKRADNAHLLLPPDSANAGVQQGAKVSEKNTTDATSAETTGLPSTPTVRGTRRVELEGSTPIHYVLEIEPSMDEATNFSFNGTVTLTFVCRKRTDRIALHAAPGLAVDVLNIVATFRSVQKPLRVENTSRNVIEDLYHIRLREQLHRNERYNLTLRFSGTVGTEPKGLYRVGYVDVPGKRHKWALLTNMRPKYARRVFPCFDDPSVTASFDIVVVHRKEVNVLSNMPVYRTERRTPDLVADTFARTPRIPTLLIALTLNDFPSFGKGTMRVWTRASATALAQKLALDVVPKLLEHYEDYYETKYPMPKLDIVILSNCSIDTSGYFGLIFMKEPTFILQNPRKTMAKDALHRLSALAYAISAQWFGNHVTLSGWNNIWLSRALAGFNKYSALKKIDSYWDSVSNQFYPTQQV